From the Sphingomonas suaedae genome, one window contains:
- a CDS encoding acetyl-CoA C-acyltransferase, whose protein sequence is MSTDPVVIVSYARTPMGSMQGALSDMTATELGATAVGAAVERAGLKGEAIERIYMGCVLPAGLGQAPARQAAIRAGLPQHIEATTVNKMCGSGMQAAIMASDALAAGSADLIIAGGLESMTNAPYLSMKHRSGARIGHDRLFDHMFLDGLEDAYEPGRAMGTFAEEIATEYQFTREAQDEYAIASLTRAQQAQRSGSFDREIVPVEVKTRKGVVTVAVDEQPSKGDPAKIPTLKAAFAKDGTITAANASSISDGAAALVMTRLSVAEKLGLTPIARVVSHAGHAHAPARFTTAPVFAMQKALEKAGWGIGDVDLFEVNEAFAVVAMIAMRDLSIPHDVLNINGGACAMGHPIGASGARIMATLLAALQNSGQKRGMASLCIGGGEATAVALELID, encoded by the coding sequence ATGTCCACCGATCCCGTCGTTATCGTTTCCTATGCCCGCACCCCGATGGGCAGTATGCAGGGCGCGCTGTCCGACATGACGGCAACGGAGCTGGGCGCGACTGCGGTCGGCGCGGCGGTTGAGCGGGCCGGGCTGAAGGGCGAAGCGATCGAGCGCATCTATATGGGCTGCGTGCTGCCTGCCGGATTGGGCCAGGCGCCGGCGCGCCAGGCGGCGATCCGCGCCGGGCTGCCGCAGCATATCGAGGCGACGACGGTCAACAAGATGTGCGGATCGGGGATGCAGGCGGCGATCATGGCGTCGGACGCGCTGGCGGCGGGATCGGCGGACCTGATCATTGCCGGTGGCCTCGAGAGCATGACCAACGCGCCGTACCTGTCGATGAAGCATCGCAGCGGCGCGCGGATCGGGCATGACCGATTGTTCGACCATATGTTCCTCGACGGGCTGGAGGATGCCTATGAGCCGGGCCGGGCGATGGGGACGTTCGCCGAGGAGATCGCGACCGAGTATCAGTTCACGCGTGAGGCGCAGGACGAGTACGCCATCGCGAGCCTGACGCGGGCGCAACAGGCGCAGCGGTCGGGCAGCTTCGACCGCGAGATCGTTCCGGTCGAGGTCAAGACGCGCAAGGGCGTGGTGACGGTGGCGGTCGACGAGCAGCCGTCCAAGGGCGATCCCGCCAAGATCCCGACGCTGAAGGCCGCGTTCGCCAAGGATGGGACGATCACCGCGGCCAATGCCTCGTCGATCTCCGACGGGGCGGCGGCGCTGGTGATGACGCGGCTGTCGGTCGCAGAGAAATTGGGGCTGACGCCGATCGCGCGGGTGGTGTCGCACGCAGGTCATGCCCATGCCCCGGCACGCTTCACCACGGCGCCGGTGTTCGCGATGCAAAAGGCGCTGGAAAAGGCGGGATGGGGCATCGGCGATGTCGACCTGTTCGAGGTGAACGAGGCATTCGCGGTGGTGGCGATGATCGCGATGCGCGATCTGTCGATTCCGCATGACGTGCTCAACATCAATGGCGGTGCCTGCGCCATGGGACATCCGATCGGGGCGAGCGGGGCGCGGATCATGGCGACGCTGCTCGCGGCGCTGCAGAACAGCGGGCAGAAG
- a CDS encoding prepilin peptidase yields the protein MPDLAWPALLGILGLVFGSFIATLAIRWPQGRGVTRGRSHCDRCDKALAAHELVPLFSWVIQRGRCRSCGAAIHPAHPATEAAGLLIGVAAGLVAPGWEGVAGAIFGWLLLALAALDLAAFWLPNRLTAVLAVTGLIDGIFFDPGWIDRILGGVIGFGLLYLVAFTYRHVRGRDGLGGGDPKMFGGIGLWLGASMLAPVLLGASITGLAVALAMKLSGREIGMTSRLPLGTLLAIAAFPAWLYAVGV from the coding sequence ATGCCTGACCTCGCCTGGCCCGCTCTCCTCGGCATCCTCGGCCTCGTCTTCGGCAGCTTCATCGCCACCCTCGCGATCCGCTGGCCACAGGGGCGCGGGGTCACGCGGGGCCGATCGCATTGCGATCGCTGCGACAAGGCGCTCGCCGCGCACGAACTCGTGCCCCTGTTCAGCTGGGTGATCCAGCGCGGCCGGTGCCGAAGCTGCGGCGCGGCGATCCACCCCGCCCACCCTGCCACCGAAGCCGCGGGCCTGCTGATCGGCGTCGCCGCGGGACTCGTCGCGCCGGGCTGGGAGGGGGTCGCCGGAGCGATCTTCGGCTGGCTGCTGCTCGCCCTGGCCGCGCTCGACCTCGCAGCTTTCTGGCTCCCCAACCGGCTCACAGCCGTGCTCGCGGTCACCGGCCTGATCGACGGCATCTTCTTCGATCCCGGCTGGATCGACCGCATCCTGGGCGGCGTCATCGGTTTCGGCCTGCTCTATCTCGTCGCCTTCACCTATCGCCATGTCCGGGGCCGCGACGGGCTGGGCGGCGGCGACCCGAAGATGTTCGGCGGAATCGGCCTGTGGCTCGGCGCGTCGATGCTCGCCCCGGTCCTGCTCGGCGCCAGCATCACCGGACTTGCCGTCGCGCTGGCGATGAAGCTCTCGGGCCGCGAAATCGGGATGACGAGCCGCCTTCCGCTCGGCACATTGCTCGCCATCGCCGCCTTCCCGGCGTGGCTCTATGCGGTTGGAGTGTGA
- a CDS encoding coniferyl aldehyde dehydrogenase: protein MRDLLDAQRAAFMAELPVSLDIRKDRLKRAAAMVRDNAARFCDVLSEDFGHRSRQQSMITDIAASVSPLDHARKSLDRWARREKKPVMFPLGLLGAKAWVEYQPKGVVGIISPWNFPVNLVMSPLAGVFAAGNRAMVKTSEFTPATAALFEELAPNYFDPTELAFVSGGPDVGKDFASLPFDHLLFTGATGIGRHILHAAADNLTPVTLELGGKSPAILGRSANLEQATERVAMGKMLNAGQICIAPDYLMVAAEQEAEAVDGLVAAASAMYPTLLSNPDYTSIVNDRHYERLTAAIDDARVKGAEVIVVDPAREDFGASNARKLPLHIVRNPTDDMVVMQEEIFGPILPVRKYDSIDGAIAEVNRRDRPLALYYFGSDAGERRKVLDRTISGGVSLDDTIFHVSMEELPFGGIGPSGMGAYHGEAGFRTFSHAKSVFKQSRLDVARLGGLKPPYGKVTDTAIKRQIG, encoded by the coding sequence ATGCGCGATCTTCTCGATGCCCAGCGGGCGGCATTCATGGCGGAACTGCCGGTGTCGCTCGACATCCGCAAGGATCGGCTCAAGCGCGCCGCCGCGATGGTGCGCGACAATGCCGCACGCTTCTGCGATGTGCTGAGCGAGGATTTCGGCCATCGCAGCCGCCAGCAATCGATGATAACCGACATCGCCGCATCGGTCTCGCCGCTCGACCATGCGCGCAAGTCACTCGATCGCTGGGCGCGACGCGAGAAAAAGCCGGTGATGTTTCCCCTCGGCCTGCTCGGCGCAAAGGCATGGGTCGAATATCAACCCAAGGGCGTCGTCGGCATCATCTCCCCGTGGAATTTCCCGGTGAACCTGGTGATGAGCCCGCTTGCCGGGGTGTTCGCCGCGGGCAACCGGGCGATGGTCAAGACCAGCGAATTCACCCCCGCCACCGCCGCGTTGTTCGAGGAACTGGCGCCGAACTATTTCGACCCCACTGAACTCGCCTTCGTCAGCGGCGGGCCGGATGTGGGCAAGGACTTCGCTTCACTCCCCTTCGATCATCTGCTGTTCACCGGCGCCACCGGGATCGGCCGCCACATCCTGCACGCGGCCGCAGACAATCTGACCCCGGTGACGCTGGAACTGGGCGGAAAATCCCCCGCGATCCTCGGCCGCTCCGCCAACCTCGAACAGGCGACCGAGCGGGTGGCGATGGGCAAGATGCTCAACGCCGGGCAGATCTGCATCGCGCCGGACTATCTGATGGTCGCTGCGGAACAGGAGGCCGAAGCGGTCGACGGCCTCGTCGCCGCAGCATCGGCGATGTACCCGACGCTGTTGTCGAACCCCGACTATACCTCGATCGTCAATGACCGGCATTATGAACGCCTGACCGCCGCGATCGACGATGCACGGGTCAAGGGGGCGGAGGTGATCGTGGTGGACCCCGCCAGAGAGGATTTCGGCGCGTCGAACGCCCGCAAGCTCCCGCTCCACATCGTCCGCAACCCGACCGACGACATGGTGGTGATGCAGGAGGAGATTTTCGGCCCGATCCTCCCGGTCCGCAAGTACGACAGCATCGACGGCGCGATCGCCGAGGTGAACCGCCGCGACCGTCCGCTGGCGCTATACTATTTCGGCAGCGATGCGGGTGAACGCCGCAAGGTTCTCGACCGGACGATTTCGGGCGGCGTCAGTCTCGACGACACGATCTTCCACGTCTCGATGGAAGAACTGCCGTTCGGCGGGATCGGCCCCTCCGGCATGGGCGCCTATCATGGCGAAGCGGGTTTCCGCACCTTCAGCCACGCCAAATCGGTGTTCAAACAGTCGAGGCTCGATGTCGCCAGGCTTGGCGGGCTCAAGCCGCCCTATGGCAAGGTGACCGATACGGCGATCAAGCGGCAGATCGGCTAG
- a CDS encoding glutamine amidotransferase: MRALVIRHKSYEGLAGFAAPISAAGYAIETVDVGTPAFATADFAAPDLLVLMGGPMGVYEREAHPWIEGEVARLANRLATGKPTLGVCFGAQLIAAALGAEVFAGPVKEVGFVPVELSDAGAGSPLRHLRDVPILHWHGDSFPLPEGTELLASTATYRNQAFRRGANLLALQFHPEIGLDDQFEQWLDGSDDYVAQGGLTIPELRDQHDRLGPAAAAAGRAMLGEWLAAL; the protein is encoded by the coding sequence GTGCGGGCGCTCGTCATCCGGCACAAATCCTATGAGGGGCTGGCGGGCTTCGCGGCGCCGATTTCAGCTGCGGGCTATGCGATCGAGACGGTCGATGTCGGCACCCCGGCCTTCGCGACGGCGGATTTCGCGGCCCCCGACCTGCTGGTGCTGATGGGCGGGCCGATGGGCGTTTACGAGCGGGAGGCCCACCCCTGGATCGAGGGCGAAGTCGCCCGGCTGGCGAACCGCCTCGCCACGGGAAAGCCGACGCTCGGCGTGTGTTTCGGCGCGCAGCTGATCGCAGCGGCGCTGGGGGCGGAGGTGTTCGCCGGGCCGGTCAAGGAAGTGGGATTTGTCCCGGTCGAGCTGAGCGACGCTGGTGCCGGGTCGCCGCTCCGCCACCTTCGCGATGTGCCGATCCTGCACTGGCATGGCGACAGCTTTCCGCTGCCCGAGGGGACCGAACTGCTCGCCTCGACTGCGACCTATCGCAACCAGGCGTTCCGTCGCGGTGCGAACCTGCTGGCGCTGCAATTCCATCCGGAGATCGGGTTGGATGATCAGTTCGAACAATGGCTCGACGGGTCGGATGACTATGTGGCGCAGGGCGGGCTGACGATACCTGAACTGCGCGACCAGCACGACCGGCTTGGTCCCGCTGCTGCTGCGGCGGGACGGGCCATGCTCGGCGAATGGCTGGCCGCGCTCTAG
- a CDS encoding NAD(P)H-dependent flavin oxidoreductase: protein MFKGLKPIVYNGQEVWPLIEGGKGVAATNHASAGAWAAAGGIGTVSAVNADSYDAEGKIIPQIYKALTRRERHEELIAFAIEGAVQQVKRAFEISGGKGAININVLWEMGGAQRILHGVLERTRGMVAGVTCGAGMPYKLSEITASYGVSYLPIVSSGRAFRALWKRAYSKAAEWLAAVVYEDPWLAGGHNGLSNAEDPRAPQDPYPRVKELRAVMREGGISDDVPIVMAGGVWYLRDWADWIDNPELGTIAFQFGTRPLLTKESPIPEGWKAKLMEIEEGDVLLHRFSPTGFYSSAVRNPFLRNLEARSERQIPYSTEQAGDHTFQLDAGVKSRNFWVTRNDLLRAREWVGLGFTEALKTPDNTLIFVDTAERQLIRKDQADCMGCLSQCSFSSWADSETNSTGRLADPRSFCIQKTLQDIAHGGPTDQNLMFAGHSAYNFKRDPFYSNGFVPTVKQLVDRILTGD from the coding sequence TTGTTCAAGGGTTTGAAGCCGATTGTCTATAACGGCCAGGAAGTCTGGCCATTGATTGAAGGCGGCAAGGGGGTTGCGGCGACCAACCATGCCTCGGCGGGGGCCTGGGCCGCGGCAGGCGGGATCGGTACGGTCAGCGCGGTCAATGCCGACAGCTATGACGCCGAAGGCAAGATCATCCCCCAGATCTACAAGGCGCTGACCCGGCGCGAACGCCATGAGGAACTGATCGCCTTCGCGATCGAGGGCGCGGTGCAGCAGGTAAAGCGCGCGTTCGAGATTTCGGGCGGAAAGGGCGCGATCAACATCAACGTGTTGTGGGAGATGGGCGGCGCGCAGCGCATCCTGCACGGTGTGCTGGAACGGACCCGCGGCATGGTCGCGGGCGTCACCTGTGGCGCGGGAATGCCCTACAAGCTCAGCGAGATCACCGCCTCCTATGGCGTCAGCTATCTCCCGATCGTATCCTCGGGCCGTGCCTTCCGCGCCTTGTGGAAGCGCGCTTATTCCAAGGCGGCGGAATGGCTCGCGGCGGTGGTGTATGAGGATCCATGGCTTGCCGGCGGGCATAACGGCCTGTCCAATGCCGAGGATCCCCGCGCCCCGCAGGATCCCTATCCCCGCGTCAAGGAGCTGCGCGCGGTGATGCGCGAAGGCGGCATTTCCGACGATGTGCCGATCGTGATGGCCGGCGGGGTCTGGTATCTGCGCGACTGGGCGGACTGGATCGACAATCCCGAGCTTGGCACCATCGCCTTTCAGTTCGGCACCCGCCCGCTGCTGACCAAGGAATCGCCGATTCCTGAAGGGTGGAAGGCGAAGCTGATGGAGATCGAGGAGGGCGATGTGCTTCTCCACCGCTTCTCTCCCACCGGCTTCTACTCCTCTGCGGTCCGCAACCCGTTCCTGCGCAATCTCGAGGCGCGGTCGGAGCGGCAGATACCCTATTCGACCGAACAGGCGGGGGATCACACCTTCCAGCTCGACGCCGGGGTGAAGAGCAGGAATTTCTGGGTGACGCGCAACGATCTGCTGCGCGCTCGCGAATGGGTGGGGCTGGGCTTCACCGAAGCGCTCAAGACGCCCGACAATACGCTGATCTTCGTGGATACGGCGGAGCGCCAGCTGATTCGCAAGGACCAGGCCGATTGTATGGGCTGTCTGAGCCAGTGCAGCTTTTCGAGCTGGGCGGACAGCGAGACGAACTCCACCGGTCGCCTCGCCGACCCGCGTAGCTTCTGCATCCAGAAGACGTTGCAGGACATCGCGCATGGTGGCCCGACCGATCAGAATCTGATGTTTGCGGGCCATTCCGCGTATAATTTCAAGCGCGACCCCTTTTATTCCAACGGGTTCGTGCCGACGGTGAAGCAGCTGGTCGATCGTATCCTCACCGGGGATTGA
- a CDS encoding glycosyltransferase family 4 protein, producing the protein MTLNILHLHSSFDLGGKEARAVRLMNAFGDRAKHVIVSGVEGAYGARDAIAKGIRYEIAQNPPPLTGKPSVARYEAIAKFMARFDLVLTYNWGAIDGVMARRVFGKNMPPVIHHEDGFNTDEAFRLNPVRNAYRRIALSAAHALVVPSHQLESIALRVWKQPRGRVRRISNGIDVAAYGRKPDPKAIAGFKRLPGHVVVGTLAGLRTVKDLPMLVRAVGGTKTRTQLVIVGEGPEREAIEDTIANMGMEKQVLMPGFLPDPHRYMGLFDIFALSSKSEQQPIAVMEAMAAGLPIASTPVGDVAQMVDPENLPTITRDWNPVHLRDRIETLAAHPEVRRAVGKANQARARALFDEKAMIAAYASLYAQAAGRPGALG; encoded by the coding sequence ATGACGCTCAATATCCTCCACCTCCACTCCAGCTTTGACCTTGGCGGCAAGGAAGCCCGCGCCGTCCGCCTGATGAACGCGTTCGGCGACCGCGCGAAGCATGTCATCGTTTCCGGGGTGGAGGGGGCCTATGGCGCCCGCGATGCGATCGCCAAGGGCATCCGCTACGAGATCGCCCAGAACCCGCCACCGCTGACCGGCAAGCCGTCGGTGGCGCGGTATGAGGCGATCGCCAAGTTCATGGCCCGCTTCGATCTCGTCCTGACCTATAATTGGGGGGCGATCGACGGGGTGATGGCGCGGCGGGTGTTCGGCAAGAACATGCCGCCGGTGATCCATCATGAGGACGGGTTCAACACCGATGAGGCGTTCCGCCTCAATCCCGTTCGCAATGCCTATCGCCGCATCGCGCTCTCCGCCGCCCATGCGCTGGTCGTGCCCTCGCATCAGCTGGAAAGCATCGCACTGCGGGTTTGGAAACAGCCGCGCGGGCGCGTCCGTCGCATCTCCAACGGCATCGACGTCGCCGCCTATGGCCGCAAGCCCGATCCCAAGGCGATAGCTGGGTTCAAGCGGCTGCCCGGCCATGTCGTGGTCGGCACACTGGCCGGGCTGCGCACCGTCAAGGACCTGCCGATGCTGGTCCGCGCGGTCGGCGGCACCAAGACGCGGACCCAGCTGGTCATCGTCGGCGAGGGGCCGGAGCGCGAGGCGATCGAGGATACGATCGCCAATATGGGGATGGAAAAACAGGTGCTGATGCCCGGATTTCTGCCCGATCCCCACCGTTATATGGGCCTGTTCGATATCTTCGCGCTCTCGTCAAAGAGCGAGCAGCAGCCGATTGCGGTGATGGAGGCGATGGCGGCGGGGCTGCCGATCGCTTCGACGCCGGTGGGCGACGTGGCGCAGATGGTCGATCCGGAGAACCTTCCCACCATCACCCGCGACTGGAACCCGGTGCATTTGCGCGACCGGATCGAAACGCTCGCCGCGCATCCGGAGGTACGCCGCGCCGTCGGCAAGGCGAACCAGGCGCGCGCCCGTGCGTTGTTCGACGAGAAAGCGATGATCGCCGCCTATGCCAGCCTCTATGCGCAGGCGGCGGGGCGACCCGGGGCGCTTGGCTGA
- a CDS encoding alpha/beta fold hydrolase yields MATARNLPDYSNGYWWSGDGLRLHYRDYPGRDDRPPLLCIPGLTRNARDYEKLAERLAGEWRVIAVDLRGRGESAYAKDPMTYVPLTYLQDLEALVAELKLTRFVAIGTSLGGILTMLMASTHPERIAGALLNDVGPEIDPAGLTRIRGYVGKANWHPTWMHAARAVAEANADVFPTYGVADWLDMAKRLYRLTSAGRIVLDYDMKIAEPFRLPGNEAGPDMWRAFDALKGKPLLLVRGETSDILSAQIAGRMHAEAPGSELVTIPDTGHAPTLNEPEALAAIDRLLARVGTS; encoded by the coding sequence ATGGCAACCGCGCGCAACCTGCCCGACTATTCCAACGGCTATTGGTGGTCCGGGGACGGGCTGCGGCTGCATTATCGCGACTATCCGGGACGGGACGACCGCCCGCCCTTGCTGTGCATCCCCGGCCTCACCCGCAATGCGCGGGATTACGAGAAGCTCGCCGAGCGTCTCGCGGGCGAATGGCGGGTGATCGCGGTCGATCTGCGCGGGCGGGGCGAAAGCGCCTATGCCAAGGATCCGATGACCTATGTTCCGCTGACCTATCTCCAGGATCTGGAGGCATTGGTCGCGGAACTGAAACTCACGCGTTTCGTCGCGATCGGCACCTCATTGGGCGGCATCCTGACGATGCTGATGGCATCCACCCATCCGGAGCGGATCGCGGGCGCATTGCTCAACGATGTCGGGCCGGAGATCGACCCGGCGGGCCTCACCCGCATCCGCGGCTATGTCGGCAAGGCCAATTGGCACCCCACCTGGATGCACGCCGCCCGCGCGGTCGCGGAGGCCAATGCCGATGTCTTCCCGACCTATGGCGTCGCCGACTGGCTCGACATGGCCAAGCGCCTCTATCGTCTGACCAGCGCGGGGCGGATCGTGCTCGATTACGACATGAAGATCGCCGAACCCTTCCGCCTCCCCGGCAACGAGGCGGGCCCCGATATGTGGCGCGCCTTCGACGCGCTGAAGGGCAAGCCGCTGCTGCTGGTCCGCGGCGAAACCTCGGACATCCTCTCCGCCCAGATCGCCGGGCGGATGCACGCCGAGGCACCGGGCAGCGAACTGGTCACGATCCCCGACACCGGCCACGCCCCGACGCTGAACGAACCCGAAGCGCTGGCAGCGATCGACCGGCTGTTGGCGCGGGTGGGAACTTCGTAA
- a CDS encoding protein adenylyltransferase SelO family protein — MTDFPQAPQFSTWYHPEPVLLKLGDAFYDAVEAARFPQAILRFRNDRAAEEVGLEGLSDDQWLRHFARFEPLPGNLPQPLAMRYHGHQFRVYNPDLGDGRGFTFAQMRNSHMKDLMELGTKGSGQTPWSRFGDGRLTLKGGVREVLATEMLQALGVHTSRSFSLVETGEALERNDEPSPTRSAVLVRMSHGHIRIGTFQRLAYHGDSENMRRLVDWCLAELFLVGADEDPVAQFFELVVARTAALASEYMVAGFVHGVLNTDNINVTGESFDYGPWRFAPTFDPGFTAAYFDHAGLYAFGRQPDAILWNVAQLAVSLRLISEAPPLIARLEQFEAHYRTAYGLHLERRLGIDTPDGTFEDATAWALKEAVEGALVATGHPIDRFFFDAYGGTLPASYGAEWDAVRAALEPYVPIGDGRSHPYFAGEPCSMLIDEVEAIWAAIDRDDDWGPFHAKVAAVRQMGDALSRGGILW, encoded by the coding sequence ATGACCGACTTCCCGCAAGCGCCGCAATTTTCAACCTGGTATCACCCCGAGCCCGTGCTGCTGAAGCTGGGCGACGCATTTTACGATGCGGTCGAGGCGGCGAGGTTTCCACAGGCCATCCTGCGCTTTCGCAACGACCGCGCGGCGGAGGAGGTCGGGCTGGAGGGGCTGAGCGACGATCAGTGGCTACGCCATTTCGCGCGCTTCGAACCGCTGCCGGGCAACCTGCCCCAGCCGCTCGCCATGCGCTATCACGGCCACCAGTTTCGGGTCTATAATCCCGACCTTGGCGACGGGCGCGGCTTTACCTTTGCGCAGATGCGCAACAGCCATATGAAGGACCTGATGGAGCTTGGCACCAAAGGCTCCGGACAGACGCCGTGGAGCCGGTTCGGCGACGGTCGGCTGACGCTGAAGGGCGGCGTGCGCGAGGTGCTGGCGACCGAGATGCTGCAGGCGCTGGGCGTGCATACATCGCGCAGTTTCTCGCTGGTCGAGACCGGCGAGGCGCTGGAGCGCAACGACGAGCCCTCCCCCACCCGCTCCGCGGTGCTGGTGCGGATGAGCCATGGTCATATACGCATCGGCACGTTCCAGCGGCTCGCTTATCATGGCGACTCGGAGAATATGCGGCGGCTGGTCGACTGGTGTCTGGCCGAGCTGTTCCTGGTCGGAGCGGACGAGGACCCGGTGGCGCAGTTCTTTGAGCTGGTGGTTGCGCGCACCGCAGCGCTGGCGAGCGAATATATGGTCGCGGGCTTCGTCCATGGCGTGCTCAACACCGACAACATCAATGTGACGGGGGAGAGTTTCGATTACGGCCCGTGGCGCTTTGCGCCGACCTTCGACCCCGGCTTTACCGCCGCCTATTTCGACCATGCCGGCCTCTATGCATTCGGGAGGCAGCCCGATGCGATCCTGTGGAATGTCGCGCAGCTCGCCGTATCGCTGCGGCTGATCAGCGAGGCGCCGCCGCTGATCGCGCGGCTGGAGCAGTTCGAGGCCCATTATCGCACCGCCTATGGCCTCCACCTTGAGCGCCGACTGGGGATCGACACCCCCGATGGAACGTTCGAGGACGCGACCGCCTGGGCGCTGAAGGAAGCGGTGGAAGGCGCGCTGGTCGCGACCGGGCATCCGATCGACCGATTCTTTTTCGATGCCTATGGCGGTACGCTGCCCGCGTCCTACGGCGCCGAATGGGACGCCGTGCGTGCGGCGCTAGAGCCCTATGTCCCGATCGGCGACGGGCGCAGCCACCCCTATTTCGCGGGCGAACCCTGTTCGATGCTGATCGACGAGGTCGAGGCGATCTGGGCTGCGATCGACCGCGACGACGATTGGGGGCCGTTCCACGCCAAGGTCGCGGCAGTCCGGCAGATGGGCGATGCGCTGTCCCGTGGCGGAATCTTGTGGTGA
- the astD gene encoding succinylglutamate-semialdehyde dehydrogenase, with protein sequence MPGSEIISTEPATGAVLWRQKIGDVDAEVAKARESWADWASRPLAFRIEALRRFANVVRQKSDAFTDLIARETGKPLWEARTEVETVIAKVDISVTAFSERTGQRRIDAPMNTRLALRHKPHGVLAVLGPYNFPAHLPNGHIVPALLAGNAVVFKPSEKTPATGAFLVECFHAAGVPEGCIRLVIGGPDEGKALAGHDGIDGLLFTGSARTGIALNRAFASKPEKILALEMGGNNPIVVWSTPDIYSAAVLVVQSAFTTAGQRCTAARRLIVDETLFEPLVGEVNKLIGRLIIGEPHADPAPFMGPVIDNDTADLLTESFLELSFLGGKPLRHMERPIEGRPFVTPAMIDMTDAREKPDIELFGPILQVIRAKTFEQAIAEANDTRYGLSASLVSQDPQLYDQFWANIRAGIVNWNKPTNGASSAAPFGGIGWSGNHRPSAFYAADYCAYPVVSSEAEQARVSIGIGLRDG encoded by the coding sequence ATGCCCGGATCGGAAATCATCTCAACCGAGCCCGCGACGGGGGCGGTATTGTGGCGCCAGAAGATCGGCGACGTCGATGCGGAGGTGGCCAAGGCGCGCGAAAGCTGGGCCGACTGGGCATCGCGCCCGCTCGCCTTCCGGATCGAGGCGCTGCGCCGCTTCGCCAATGTCGTGCGGCAGAAGAGCGACGCCTTTACCGACCTGATCGCGCGCGAGACCGGCAAGCCGCTGTGGGAAGCGCGGACCGAGGTCGAAACGGTGATCGCCAAGGTCGATATCTCGGTCACCGCCTTTTCCGAGCGCACCGGGCAGCGGCGGATCGACGCGCCGATGAACACGCGCCTCGCGCTGCGGCACAAGCCGCATGGCGTGCTGGCGGTGCTGGGGCCGTATAATTTCCCGGCGCATCTGCCCAACGGCCATATCGTCCCGGCGCTGCTGGCGGGCAATGCGGTGGTGTTCAAGCCATCGGAAAAGACCCCGGCGACCGGCGCGTTCCTGGTCGAGTGTTTCCATGCGGCCGGCGTGCCGGAGGGGTGCATCCGTCTGGTGATCGGCGGACCGGACGAGGGCAAGGCGCTGGCGGGGCATGACGGGATCGACGGGCTGTTGTTCACCGGATCGGCGCGGACCGGCATTGCGCTCAACCGCGCCTTTGCCTCCAAGCCCGAAAAGATCCTGGCGCTCGAGATGGGGGGCAACAACCCGATCGTCGTCTGGTCGACGCCCGACATCTATTCCGCCGCAGTTCTGGTGGTGCAGTCGGCCTTCACCACGGCGGGGCAGCGCTGCACGGCCGCGCGCCGCCTGATCGTCGACGAGACGCTGTTCGAACCGCTGGTGGGCGAGGTCAACAAGCTGATCGGCCGCCTGATCATCGGCGAGCCGCACGCCGATCCCGCGCCGTTCATGGGCCCGGTGATCGACAATGATACCGCCGATCTGCTGACCGAGAGTTTCCTCGAACTCTCCTTCCTTGGCGGCAAGCCGCTGCGGCATATGGAGCGGCCGATCGAGGGGCGGCCGTTCGTGACGCCGGCGATGATCGACATGACCGACGCCCGCGAAAAGCCCGATATCGAGCTGTTCGGCCCAATCCTGCAGGTGATCCGCGCCAAGACGTTCGAACAGGCGATCGCGGAGGCGAACGACACGCGCTATGGCCTGTCGGCGAGCCTGGTGAGCCAGGACCCCCAGCTCTACGACCAGTTCTGGGCAAATATCCGCGCCGGCATCGTCAACTGGAACAAGCCGACCAACGGCGCCAGTTCTGCCGCGCCGTTCGGCGGCATCGGCTGGTCGGGCAACCACCGCCCCAGCGCCTTCTACGCCGCCGACTATTGCGCTTACCCGGTGGTGTCGAGCGAGGCGGAGCAGGCGCGGGTATCGATCGGGATCGGGCTGCGCGACGGCTGA